A window of the Nitrosopumilus ureiphilus genome harbors these coding sequences:
- a CDS encoding CBS domain-containing protein produces MPQNIPIAERTLGELLPERLTWSLCVHIDKGKEVWVVTGMLVQYLESATDSIIVRDKEHNPIGTIGGKEIMENLSKNPTLSLFYGTKVEDIMEPNPVTVSKETKYKDLMNFWKERGRAYAVIPNEWGFYSAISAQKILEIGKRCKTNLTIEDLPKKKPVTFKKGDTFGSVINSMFDNKARKILLEGSNKYLSDRLIIEAISEKMKHLKETDDFLNESVDIVDLEEAKVIGDNLKINEVASMMHDMAHPFIIYKDWLVTPWDICKVLLSPEITEYVVK; encoded by the coding sequence ATGCCACAGAACATTCCAATAGCAGAAAGAACACTTGGTGAATTACTTCCAGAAAGACTGACATGGTCACTATGTGTCCATATTGACAAAGGAAAAGAAGTGTGGGTTGTAACTGGAATGCTGGTTCAATACTTGGAATCAGCCACAGATTCAATCATTGTAAGAGATAAGGAACACAATCCAATTGGCACAATTGGAGGAAAAGAAATCATGGAGAATTTGTCAAAGAATCCAACTTTGAGTTTATTCTATGGAACCAAAGTGGAAGACATTATGGAGCCAAATCCAGTTACTGTCTCAAAGGAAACAAAATACAAAGATTTGATGAATTTTTGGAAGGAGAGAGGAAGAGCTTATGCTGTAATTCCTAATGAGTGGGGGTTTTACTCTGCAATTTCTGCACAAAAAATTCTAGAGATTGGCAAGAGATGTAAAACTAACCTTACAATTGAAGACTTGCCAAAAAAGAAACCAGTGACCTTCAAAAAAGGAGATACGTTTGGCAGCGTCATTAATTCAATGTTTGATAACAAAGCAAGAAAGATTTTGCTAGAAGGTTCCAACAAGTATCTTAGTGACAGATTGATTATTGAAGCCATTTCAGAGAAAATGAAGCATCTAAAAGAGACAGATGACTTTCTAAATGAATCAGTCGACATTGTAGATTTAGAAGAAGCAAAAGTAATTGGCGATAATTTGAAAATTAATGAAGTGGCATCTATGATGCATGATATGGCTCATCCATTTATTATTTACAAAGATTGGCTTGTAACACCGTGGGATATTTGCAAGGTTTTACTGTCTCCAGAAATTACAGAATACGTAGTAAAATGA
- a CDS encoding winged helix-turn-helix domain-containing protein: protein MQTLQHIFKIEEQERKDGILEILSDKYCRIILESIMHKPKSAIEITAEANIPMSTVYRRIQTLHDNNLVKTSGIITDDGKRLFLYKSKIKGIQSRFNDGKTEVELILNN from the coding sequence ATGCAAACTTTACAACATATCTTCAAAATTGAAGAACAGGAAAGAAAAGACGGCATACTTGAGATTTTATCTGACAAGTATTGCAGGATCATTTTAGAATCTATTATGCACAAGCCAAAATCTGCAATAGAAATAACAGCCGAGGCCAACATACCAATGAGTACTGTATATAGAAGAATCCAAACACTTCATGACAATAACTTGGTCAAAACATCAGGAATCATTACAGACGACGGAAAGAGACTATTCCTGTATAAAAGCAAGATAAAAGGAATTCAAAGCAGATTCAATGATGGAAAAACAGAAGTTGAGTTAATACTCAACAACTAA
- a CDS encoding cupredoxin domain-containing protein produces MIQIILIRIAVWSIIFSISTVYAEEMIITIPQGDHTRELKTVIEWYVPINHDVEIGDVVTWKNDDITGHTVTSGKGIGFLGDPETDKAQPDGYFDSGVILPGKSWSFTFKEKGFFEYTCIIHPWVERSITVLEPGVQIKDIRISYALIGTISTIIVIIVGTIIIINLRRRYLEKNPK; encoded by the coding sequence TTGATTCAAATCATATTAATTAGAATAGCCGTATGGTCGATTATTTTTTCAATTTCCACAGTTTATGCTGAAGAGATGATCATTACAATACCTCAAGGGGATCACACCAGAGAATTAAAAACAGTAATTGAATGGTATGTTCCAATTAATCACGATGTAGAAATTGGAGATGTAGTAACTTGGAAAAATGATGACATAACAGGACATACTGTTACAAGCGGCAAAGGAATTGGGTTTTTAGGCGATCCTGAAACAGACAAGGCACAACCAGACGGTTATTTTGATAGTGGAGTAATTTTGCCAGGCAAATCATGGTCATTTACATTCAAAGAAAAAGGATTTTTTGAATATACATGCATAATTCATCCTTGGGTGGAAAGAAGCATTACTGTATTGGAGCCAGGTGTTCAAATCAAAGACATTAGAATAAGCTATGCTCTAATTGGGACGATAAGTACCATCATCGTAATTATTGTAGGTACCATAATTATCATCAATTTAAGACGCAGATATTTAGAAAAAAACCCTAAATGA
- a CDS encoding cupredoxin domain-containing protein has product MVSQGILIGIAVGVFFAGLGIGYTALQSTATPMMMTPQQMQQMMNDPASMNQWHKQMMQNPQAMNQWMGNMMNDPQTMQYMHDMMMSNPQHMNQMMNQMMNPVMNNMMNDPQMQQQMMDMMMNNQEMMNSMMNNPDIMNMMGGNMMGNNMMGGNMMGNNMMGSGMMMGGMSTQSSASLADLQSSTGPQTRTFDIILDEVKFSAEVENEEGQETTSLVELHQWNPNLIVVNEGDTIVLNISNPRKHTHTFTIPEFGVSTKILEPRIGSETIQFVADKAGTFTFSCGLPFNSATGQCDADHPMMTGTLIVLG; this is encoded by the coding sequence ATGGTAAGTCAGGGTATTTTGATTGGTATTGCAGTTGGAGTATTTTTTGCAGGTTTAGGTATAGGATATACAGCATTACAATCAACAGCAACACCCATGATGATGACTCCTCAACAGATGCAACAAATGATGAATGATCCTGCATCTATGAATCAATGGCATAAACAAATGATGCAAAATCCACAAGCCATGAATCAGTGGATGGGAAACATGATGAATGATCCTCAAACAATGCAATATATGCATGACATGATGATGTCTAATCCTCAACACATGAACCAAATGATGAACCAAATGATGAACCCTGTGATGAATAACATGATGAATGACCCACAGATGCAACAACAAATGATGGACATGATGATGAACAATCAAGAAATGATGAATTCTATGATGAATAATCCAGACATAATGAACATGATGGGTGGAAACATGATGGGAAATAACATGATGGGTGGAAACATGATGGGAAATAACATGATGGGTTCTGGTATGATGATGGGTGGAATGTCTACACAAAGCTCAGCATCATTGGCAGATTTGCAATCATCAACTGGGCCTCAAACAAGAACATTTGATATTATTTTAGATGAAGTTAAATTTTCTGCTGAAGTAGAAAATGAAGAGGGCCAAGAAACAACTTCTCTTGTGGAGCTCCACCAATGGAATCCAAATCTTATTGTTGTAAATGAAGGTGATACTATAGTATTAAATATCTCAAATCCACGTAAGCACACTCATACATTTACAATTCCTGAATTTGGTGTTAGCACAAAAATTCTTGAGCCCAGAATAGGTAGTGAAACAATTCAGTTTGTTGCAGACAAAGCAGGAACTTTTACATTTTCCTGTGGATTGCCATTTAATTCAGCAACTGGACAATGTGATGCAGATCATCCAATGATGACTGGAACTTTGATTGTCTTAGGGTGA
- a CDS encoding ArsR/SmtB family transcription factor has translation MLSQQSDKLELKAKLFRGFGDVTRLSILESVSDEEKTVTEISEELKQSQSNISNHLSCLSECGLVKSRKDGKNRFYSIGNKRVAKLLKQGDDVLEDIADGIYSCVNYKK, from the coding sequence ATGTTAAGTCAACAATCAGACAAACTCGAACTAAAAGCTAAACTGTTTCGTGGTTTTGGAGATGTTACAAGACTATCCATACTAGAGTCAGTATCTGATGAAGAAAAAACAGTAACTGAAATTTCAGAAGAGTTGAAACAGAGTCAGTCAAATATTTCTAATCATCTGTCATGTCTCTCAGAATGTGGATTGGTCAAAAGCAGAAAAGATGGCAAAAATAGGTTTTATAGTATAGGGAACAAAAGAGTTGCCAAACTTCTCAAACAAGGAGATGATGTGTTAGAAGACATAGCAGATGGAATCTATTCTTGTGTGAATTACAAAAAATAG
- a CDS encoding isochorismatase family cysteine hydrolase — MTEPEWHVDVKTSSKITLVVVDMQKLFLTEKKSPWMNKKLLSIIPNIEKLIKNIGIQNVIFTRFTPPRNWEHEQDSWQTYYRINQKITPNILGTEALNLIDDFIPYIPNSIVISRKKSASIFMAGNFHSKIKKRSTKILVFTGIETDYCVLSSVLDAIHLGYYVIVVMDACASSKKQGQKHARGIFDRFPEQLWIVSTNDLIKHFQNHVKD; from the coding sequence TTGACTGAACCTGAATGGCATGTAGATGTAAAGACTAGTTCAAAAATAACACTAGTGGTTGTAGATATGCAGAAATTGTTCTTGACTGAAAAAAAATCTCCTTGGATGAATAAAAAATTATTATCCATAATTCCAAATATTGAAAAACTAATTAAAAATATTGGAATACAAAATGTAATATTTACTCGCTTCACACCTCCTAGGAATTGGGAACATGAACAGGATTCTTGGCAAACATACTATAGAATAAATCAAAAAATCACACCAAATATTCTGGGAACTGAAGCATTAAATTTAATTGATGATTTTATCCCGTACATTCCAAATTCAATTGTCATCAGTAGAAAAAAATCGGCATCAATATTCATGGCAGGCAATTTTCACTCTAAAATAAAAAAGAGATCTACAAAAATCTTGGTTTTTACAGGTATCGAAACTGATTATTGTGTTCTTTCAAGTGTGTTAGATGCCATTCATTTAGGATATTATGTGATAGTAGTAATGGATGCATGTGCAAGCAGTAAAAAACAAGGTCAAAAACATGCAAGAGGAATATTTGATAGATTTCCAGAACAACTCTGGATTGTCTCTACAAATGATTTGATAAAGCATTTTCAAAATCACGTCAAAGATTAG
- a CDS encoding universal stress protein, protein MSAEKIMVCLDGSKNSLRGLDAAILFAKQSDAMILGVHSDTSFSAFSAVRTPILPEEKWTNEVRELIHVAKKKVEKNKIKFEGIVIGGHTSGIDLTTFANNPANKIDQIVIGSRGMGFPKELFFGSTSNFVLHKAKAPVTIVK, encoded by the coding sequence ATGAGTGCTGAGAAAATTATGGTTTGTTTGGATGGTTCAAAAAATTCTCTACGAGGATTAGATGCGGCAATTTTGTTTGCAAAACAATCAGATGCAATGATTCTTGGCGTTCATAGTGATACAAGTTTCAGTGCATTTTCTGCTGTTCGTACACCTATACTCCCAGAGGAAAAATGGACAAATGAAGTGAGAGAATTGATACATGTTGCAAAGAAAAAAGTAGAGAAAAATAAAATTAAATTTGAAGGAATTGTTATTGGAGGGCATACTTCAGGGATTGACTTAACCACATTTGCTAACAATCCTGCAAACAAGATTGATCAAATTGTTATAGGATCAAGAGGAATGGGATTTCCAAAAGAGTTATTTTTTGGAAGTACATCAAACTTTGTCTTACATAAAGCAAAGGCTCCTGTAACCATAGTGAAATAA
- a CDS encoding ATP cone domain-containing protein has translation MILQSKRLITSKSSQVITPRKFFIYKSDGRRVKFNENKILSTCIRAGASRHTAKRILKKVKSEVYRDMTSNDIYKKVLQAISEERGLKALHQRYQLKDAIMRMGPAGFAFENYIASILEYYDYRVTGIRSKIHGKCATHEIDLIGSKDDREFLIECKYHSLRGAYVGLKESLYTHARFLDLQPKFSGEVVFCNTKISNHAKKYAKCVGQQIFSWRYPATNSLEKIIEKHNLYPITILNLSQNELGIFSECNLMIAKDLLRYDEAKIARMTGISKKRIKNLQKLVEGIFYPK, from the coding sequence CTGATTCTACAAAGTAAAAGATTAATCACATCAAAATCAAGCCAAGTTATAACACCTAGAAAATTCTTTATCTACAAATCTGATGGAAGAAGAGTCAAATTCAATGAAAACAAGATTCTCAGCACATGCATTAGGGCAGGAGCTAGTAGGCATACTGCAAAACGGATTTTAAAAAAAGTCAAATCTGAAGTATACAGAGACATGACCTCAAATGACATTTACAAAAAAGTTCTTCAAGCTATTTCTGAAGAAAGGGGACTCAAAGCCTTGCATCAGAGATATCAATTAAAAGATGCAATTATGAGAATGGGTCCTGCAGGATTTGCATTTGAAAATTATATTGCATCTATATTGGAATATTATGATTATCGAGTAACAGGCATAAGATCAAAAATTCATGGAAAATGCGCAACTCATGAAATTGATTTGATAGGAAGTAAAGATGATAGAGAATTTCTGATTGAATGCAAGTATCATTCCCTCCGTGGAGCATATGTTGGTCTAAAAGAATCATTATACACACATGCAAGATTTCTTGATCTGCAACCAAAATTTTCAGGTGAGGTAGTTTTTTGCAACACCAAAATCTCAAATCATGCAAAAAAATATGCCAAATGTGTAGGACAGCAAATATTCTCTTGGAGATACCCTGCAACAAACAGTCTGGAAAAAATAATCGAAAAACACAATCTTTACCCAATCACAATTCTTAATTTGTCTCAAAATGAACTGGGAATCTTTTCTGAGTGCAATCTGATGATTGCAAAAGATCTTTTGAGATATGATGAAGCCAAGATTGCAAGAATGACTGGAATCTCTAAAAAGAGAATAAAAAACTTACAAAAATTGGTTGAAGGGATATTTTATCCAAAATAA
- a CDS encoding bifunctional nuclease family protein, producing the protein MKIDEIDTDYETVKVDQIGIVDSHTGAVLLKDEKVEFVMSGFSSEVAKIISDFVDGKRDDPPTIYRLVEQICEENEILLVRVKIYESGGIFRANLYFTGKKDMVFRNFRASDAIALATYYNIPILVRKSMLKSIEKSEIEKN; encoded by the coding sequence ATGAAAATTGATGAAATAGATACTGATTACGAGACAGTTAAGGTAGACCAAATTGGAATTGTTGATTCACATACAGGCGCAGTATTACTCAAAGATGAAAAAGTTGAATTCGTAATGTCTGGTTTTTCATCTGAAGTTGCAAAGATTATCTCTGATTTTGTTGATGGAAAACGTGATGATCCACCAACGATATACCGATTAGTTGAGCAAATTTGTGAGGAAAATGAAATCCTTCTAGTCCGAGTCAAAATCTATGAAAGTGGAGGGATTTTCAGAGCAAATCTGTATTTTACTGGAAAAAAGGACATGGTGTTTAGAAATTTCAGGGCATCTGATGCCATAGCATTGGCAACTTACTACAACATTCCAATTCTTGTAAGAAAATCTATGTTGAAAAGTATAGAAAAAAGTGAAATTGAAAAAAACTGA
- a CDS encoding universal stress protein, which translates to MAITKILVPVDGSTYSLKAFRIALDIAKNNNAKINVLTCLEKEDVGAWYIDKRTNKKIMNDAKKFAKDFLSKLEKPAKDANIPISLNILETKSVSNQIITFSNSNKIDLIVIGSHGRGGFNKFLLGSVSNKVSQMAKCPVMIVK; encoded by the coding sequence ATGGCAATAACAAAAATTCTTGTACCTGTTGATGGGTCAACATATTCACTAAAAGCATTTAGAATAGCACTTGATATTGCAAAAAACAATAACGCCAAAATCAATGTCTTAACATGTTTAGAAAAGGAAGATGTTGGTGCATGGTACATTGATAAAAGAACAAACAAAAAGATAATGAACGATGCCAAAAAGTTTGCAAAAGACTTTCTTTCAAAATTGGAAAAGCCTGCAAAAGATGCAAACATTCCAATTTCGTTAAATATTCTTGAAACAAAATCTGTCTCGAATCAGATAATTACATTTTCAAATTCAAATAAAATAGATCTAATTGTTATTGGATCCCACGGCAGAGGCGGATTTAACAAATTTCTTTTGGGTAGTGTAAGCAATAAGGTAAGTCAAATGGCTAAATGTCCCGTTATGATTGTAAAATAA
- a CDS encoding universal stress protein codes for MVFNNILVAYDSSSFSNRAFKSALDVAESNKSKITIASVITGVYQPSIGFTMKYSEKMLEKYTKTLQKTFSTLESLAKKKNIKISLKLLQDPSVSKAIVNYVNSHKFDLVVIGSHGRTGLNKMILGSVANSVTQKIKCPVMVVK; via the coding sequence GTGGTTTTTAATAATATTCTAGTAGCATATGATTCTTCAAGCTTTTCAAACAGGGCTTTCAAAAGTGCTTTGGATGTTGCAGAGTCAAACAAAAGCAAAATCACAATAGCTTCTGTTATTACCGGAGTATACCAACCCTCTATTGGATTTACAATGAAATACAGTGAGAAAATGCTAGAAAAGTATACTAAAACTCTCCAAAAAACATTTTCAACCTTGGAATCTTTAGCAAAGAAAAAAAACATTAAGATTTCATTAAAACTTTTACAAGATCCATCCGTATCAAAAGCAATTGTAAACTATGTCAACTCACACAAATTTGATTTAGTTGTGATAGGTTCTCATGGTAGAACCGGTCTGAATAAAATGATCTTGGGCAGTGTTGCAAATAGCGTTACACAAAAAATAAAATGTCCGGTAATGGTGGTAAAATAG
- a CDS encoding metallophosphoesterase family protein, which translates to MQIVQISDLHVGSQFLQDKFDTLVTEVNELNPDVIVITGDLTNEGLMKEYEQCKSMLEKFNTKKIIAISGNHDYRNTGYLLFKKFFPFEAVNELDDDVVLVTVGTARPDRNEGEVGYRQNLWLERTMKKYKDKVKIVAMHHHLIAIPDTGSDQRTVVDAGDVLRTVLDTKVDVVLCGHKHRPWAWNFRTLTVVNAGTATSERVRGFFENTYNILTTSDKKVHVDLKIVGGKRLPIDEIVNNYSQFTDE; encoded by the coding sequence ATGCAGATAGTTCAAATCTCTGATCTACATGTTGGCTCTCAATTTTTACAAGACAAATTTGACACTCTAGTTACTGAAGTTAATGAACTAAATCCTGATGTGATTGTAATTACTGGTGATTTGACAAATGAGGGCTTGATGAAAGAATATGAACAATGTAAATCTATGTTAGAAAAATTCAATACAAAAAAAATTATTGCAATTAGTGGAAATCATGATTACAGAAATACGGGTTATTTATTATTCAAAAAATTCTTTCCATTCGAAGCTGTAAATGAACTAGATGATGATGTTGTTTTAGTTACAGTTGGAACGGCTAGGCCTGACAGAAATGAAGGTGAAGTAGGTTACAGACAAAATTTGTGGTTGGAGAGAACCATGAAAAAATACAAAGATAAAGTAAAGATTGTTGCTATGCATCATCATTTAATTGCAATTCCTGATACTGGATCTGATCAACGAACTGTTGTTGATGCAGGAGATGTACTAAGAACTGTTTTGGATACAAAAGTTGACGTAGTTTTATGTGGACACAAGCATAGACCATGGGCTTGGAATTTTAGAACTTTGACTGTGGTGAATGCTGGAACTGCCACATCTGAGCGTGTTCGTGGTTTTTTTGAAAACACCTACAACATTCTAACTACATCTGACAAAAAAGTTCACGTGGATCTCAAAATAGTAGGTGGAAAAAGACTCCCAATTGATGAAATCGTGAATAATTATAGCCAATTTACCGACGAGTGA
- a CDS encoding serpin family protein — MLVFTLLTPNAFAESDITNTQETKGGFHEGIVEWVSRCNMTGSDITIRITDYDMNRDHEKIEQFNINIWSDFDVESDFENRVIDYIVTETGKDTGIFESNVFFTTTDSSPGKRIRTIDNSIVFAKYVDYTLPNSDKIDVVDTFVMSGLAVLERNDDGIISKIIYDPCALELFDKNMDRFNQMDVFYPAPLKQIKSGLYSFEIKCKNELELILKYSNNFPACVTPESAIALYERGWTLTRHIAVNQEAPTVYLGPTDIPSANNQFALNFYSHVTQDKESNVFFSPTSIFNAFAIAYEGAKDNTATEMKEVFGFESDESKRRIGFADMQKQLNMKQQNNTISLANALWVAKNFEVLPEYVDTAKTYYGSEIESVNFSSKEKGVDIINSWVDEKTHGKIEKIFDELDPATKLVITNAIYFKGIWEDPFDKTKTTVGDFHVSLDNTVQVPMMESKTTFPNIAVNDLVQIVELPYEGENFSMLILLSRDVDGMNSLEESLSVDNLNKWKGELQKMKTKVYMPKFKLETEYDLKSVLQEMGIHDAFNNADFTGIANSGLYIEKAAHKAFVEINEEGTEAAAATGIAMLQSGPFEFMVDRPFIFIIQDNETGSILFIGKVVDPLQ, encoded by the coding sequence GTGTTGGTATTCACTCTGTTAACTCCCAATGCATTTGCAGAATCTGATATAACTAACACTCAAGAAACCAAAGGTGGTTTTCATGAGGGAATTGTTGAATGGGTAAGCCGATGCAACATGACTGGTTCCGATATTACTATCAGGATAACTGACTATGACATGAATAGAGATCATGAAAAAATTGAACAATTCAATATTAACATATGGTCTGATTTTGATGTAGAGTCTGATTTTGAAAATAGAGTAATTGATTACATTGTAACTGAAACTGGTAAAGATACGGGCATATTTGAGTCAAATGTATTTTTCACAACTACTGATTCAAGTCCAGGTAAAAGAATACGTACAATTGATAATAGTATTGTATTTGCAAAGTATGTAGATTACACACTTCCAAATTCTGATAAAATTGATGTTGTTGATACATTTGTCATGTCCGGATTAGCAGTGTTGGAAAGAAATGATGACGGTATAATATCAAAAATAATCTATGACCCATGTGCCCTGGAACTTTTTGATAAAAATATGGATCGGTTCAATCAAATGGATGTCTTTTACCCTGCTCCATTAAAACAAATTAAATCTGGATTGTATTCATTTGAGATAAAATGCAAGAATGAACTTGAACTAATTTTAAAATATTCAAATAATTTCCCTGCATGTGTAACCCCAGAATCTGCCATAGCATTATACGAACGCGGTTGGACTCTAACTCGGCATATTGCTGTAAATCAAGAGGCCCCAACTGTATATCTTGGCCCTACTGATATTCCAAGTGCAAACAACCAATTTGCATTGAATTTTTATTCACATGTGACGCAAGACAAAGAAAGTAATGTCTTTTTCTCGCCAACAAGTATTTTCAATGCATTTGCAATTGCGTATGAAGGTGCAAAAGACAACACTGCAACTGAGATGAAAGAGGTGTTTGGGTTTGAGTCTGATGAGTCAAAAAGAAGAATCGGTTTTGCAGACATGCAAAAACAACTCAACATGAAACAGCAAAATAACACCATATCACTTGCAAATGCATTGTGGGTTGCAAAAAATTTTGAAGTGTTGCCTGAATATGTAGACACTGCAAAGACCTATTATGGAAGTGAGATAGAGTCAGTTAATTTTTCCTCAAAGGAAAAAGGAGTCGATATTATCAATTCGTGGGTAGATGAGAAAACACATGGAAAGATAGAAAAAATATTTGATGAATTAGATCCTGCCACAAAATTGGTAATTACAAATGCCATTTACTTTAAAGGCATTTGGGAAGACCCATTTGACAAAACAAAAACAACTGTGGGTGATTTTCATGTGAGTTTAGATAATACAGTTCAGGTGCCTATGATGGAATCAAAGACAACTTTTCCAAACATTGCAGTAAATGATCTAGTGCAAATTGTGGAACTGCCATACGAGGGAGAAAACTTTTCCATGCTTATCCTGTTGTCTAGGGATGTTGATGGGATGAATTCTCTGGAAGAATCTCTTTCAGTCGATAACCTGAACAAATGGAAAGGAGAATTACAAAAAATGAAAACCAAAGTGTATATGCCAAAGTTCAAACTTGAGACAGAATATGATCTAAAATCAGTGTTGCAAGAGATGGGTATTCATGATGCATTTAACAATGCAGACTTTACTGGTATCGCAAATTCTGGTTTGTACATTGAAAAAGCAGCTCACAAGGCCTTTGTTGAAATAAATGAGGAAGGAACAGAGGCAGCTGCAGCTACAGGTATTGCCATGTTGCAATCAGGTCCATTTGAATTCATGGTTGATAGACCGTTCATCTTTATCATTCAGGACAATGAAACCGGAAGCATTTTGTTTATTGGTAAAGTTGTAGACCCATTACAATAA
- a CDS encoding isocitrate/isopropylmalate dehydrogenase family protein, which translates to MGKKAAVMKGDGIGPEVVESMLKVLKECNAQSEIILCEAGSEQWDKNGRKDKSYIPDETIKILEESDACFKGPTTTIPVPGAPKSVAVTLRQKFELYANIRPTKTYDRLTPDRKLDCVCFREATEGLYTGFEAKITDDVAIAIRKITRQGCDRFLNSAMKWAKQHNMKKMVAITKRNILKETDGIFWSSAQKAVEGSDVELSEIYIDNMAQQMVVAPEQFNGAVLVSTNLFMDIISELASGLVGSIGLIYSANMGDSFAMFEAAHGSAPQFAGQNKVNPTATVLSGAWMAEYLGEKEIRDAIFDATYQVINEGKTVTWDIGGNASTTQMTDAIITYAKEKLRK; encoded by the coding sequence TTGGGTAAAAAAGCAGCAGTAATGAAAGGAGATGGCATTGGCCCTGAAGTAGTAGAGTCAATGCTCAAAGTTTTGAAAGAATGCAATGCCCAATCAGAAATTATCCTATGTGAAGCAGGCTCTGAGCAATGGGATAAAAATGGAAGAAAAGACAAATCATACATTCCTGATGAGACAATTAAGATTTTAGAAGAATCCGATGCATGTTTTAAGGGACCAACTACAACAATACCAGTACCAGGTGCTCCAAAAAGTGTAGCAGTTACTTTACGTCAAAAATTTGAATTATATGCCAACATTAGACCAACTAAAACTTATGATAGATTAACTCCAGATAGAAAATTAGACTGTGTATGTTTTAGAGAAGCAACTGAAGGATTGTACACTGGTTTTGAAGCAAAAATTACAGATGATGTAGCAATTGCAATTAGAAAAATTACAAGGCAGGGTTGTGATAGATTCTTAAATTCTGCAATGAAATGGGCAAAACAACACAATATGAAAAAAATGGTTGCAATTACCAAAAGAAATATTCTAAAAGAGACAGACGGAATATTTTGGAGCTCTGCTCAAAAAGCCGTTGAAGGATCAGATGTAGAATTATCAGAGATTTACATTGACAACATGGCACAACAAATGGTAGTAGCCCCTGAGCAATTTAACGGCGCAGTTCTTGTAAGTACCAATTTGTTTATGGATATAATTTCTGAATTAGCTTCTGGATTAGTGGGATCTATTGGATTGATTTATTCTGCAAACATGGGAGATAGTTTTGCAATGTTTGAGGCTGCACATGGAAGTGCACCACAATTTGCAGGACAAAATAAAGTAAATCCTACTGCGACTGTTCTATCAGGAGCTTGGATGGCAGAATATCTTGGCGAGAAAGAAATTAGAGATGCAATCTTTGATGCAACCTATCAAGTGATTAATGAGGGAAAAACAGTAACTTGGGACATCGGAGGTAATGCATCAACTACACAAATGACAGATGCAATTATCACATATGCAAAAGAAAAACTAAGAAAATAG
- a CDS encoding HemK2/MTQ2 family protein methyltransferase: protein MQTKFLKNEEYPPSEDTFFIVNNIENEKGNFALDIGSGSGYLTKLLSENFSFVVGTDINYKVLNDQTYKTKNLVCCSGSDALKIKFNFIVCNLPYLATDEILDIATDGGAEGFEIPKKIFDSVINNIAENGKFVFVTSSLSNYQKLIDYAQKLGLKTRIMAKKKLFFEELILVEATN, encoded by the coding sequence TTGCAAACCAAATTCTTGAAAAATGAAGAGTATCCTCCTTCTGAGGATACTTTTTTCATAGTAAACAATATTGAAAATGAAAAAGGAAATTTTGCTTTGGATATTGGAAGTGGTTCTGGATATCTGACAAAATTACTTTCAGAGAATTTTTCTTTTGTAGTTGGTACTGACATCAACTATAAAGTCTTAAACGATCAAACTTACAAAACAAAAAACCTTGTTTGCTGTAGTGGTTCTGATGCATTAAAAATAAAATTTAATTTTATTGTATGTAATCTACCATATCTTGCAACTGACGAAATATTGGATATTGCAACAGATGGTGGTGCAGAGGGATTTGAGATTCCAAAAAAAATCTTTGATTCTGTAATTAATAATATTGCAGAAAATGGAAAATTTGTATTTGTGACATCATCCTTGTCCAACTATCAAAAATTAATTGATTATGCTCAAAAATTGGGTTTGAAAACACGAATTATGGCAAAAAAGAAACTTTTCTTTGAGGAATTAATTCTGGTAGAGGCTACTAACTAA